The Populus trichocarpa isolate Nisqually-1 chromosome 2, P.trichocarpa_v4.1, whole genome shotgun sequence genome has a window encoding:
- the LOC7494048 gene encoding shaggy-related protein kinase theta isoform X4, with product MNVMRRLKSIASGRTSISSDPGGDAGTKRAKIDQEIERKVDEESYLVERSVTDQEQHMASTSQENAASTSNITSVTRTEKSGYDQLPKEMHQMKIRDEKTTSHDEKEVEAAIVSGNGTETGQIIATTVGGQDGQPKQTISYVAERMVGTGSFGVVYQAKCLETGEAVAIKKVLQDKRYKNRELQVMRLLDHPNVVQLKHCFYSTTEKDELYLNLVLEYISETVHRVSRHFNRMNHQHMPIIYVQLYTYQICRALNYLHHVLGVCHRDIKPHNLLVNPHTHQLKICDFGSAKMLPLFPGESSVDQLVEIIKVLGTPTREEIKCMNPNYTEFKFPQIKAHPWHKIFHKRMPPEAVDLVSRLLQYSPNMRCTASWLGHQLNCVNVSFLIMYEKKIDDGYMVRFVAKSVHLNFECLVTHASILPAQIIQTKSIFNLHLVS from the exons ATGAATGTGATGCGTAGATTAAAGAGCATTGCTTCAGGTCGAACTTCTATATCATCCGATCCT GGTGGGGATGCTGGAACAAAGAGGGCTAAGATTGATCAAGAAATAGAACGAAAGGTTGATGAAGAATCTTATTTAGTTGAAAGAAGTGTCACAGATCAGGAGCAGCATATGGCTTCTACATCACAGGAAAATGCTGCGAGCACATCCAACATTACTTCGGTGACAAGAACAGAAAAATCAGGCTATGATCAGCTTCCCAAAGAGATGCATCAAATGAAGATCAGAGATGAAAAAACCACTAGTCATgatgaaaag GAAGTGGAAGCTGCCATTGTGAGTGGCAATGGGACAGAAACTGGTCAGATTATTGCAACCACAGTAGGTGGTCAGGATGGACAGCCAAAGCAG ACAATCTCATATGTGGCAGAACGCATGGTTGGCACGGGTTCATTTGGTGTTGTCTACCAG GCTAAGTGCCTGGAAACTGGTGAAGCAGTTGCAATAAAGAAGGTATTGCAGGATAAGAGATACAAGAACAGAGAACTTCAAGTCATGCGCCTTCTTGACCATCCTAATGTCGTTCAGCTGAAACATTGTTTCTATTCAACTACTGAAAAAGATGAACTATATCTTAACCTTGTTCTGGAGTATATATCTGAGACTGTCCATCGAGTTTCAAGGCACTTTAACAGGATGAATCACCAACACATGCCCATTATATATGTTCAACTATATACTTACCAG ATTTGCCGTGCACTAAATTACTTGCACCATGTGCTTGGGGTGTGCCATCGTGACATTAAGCCACATAATTTACTG GTCAATCCCCATACTCATCAGCtaaaaatctgtgattttggTAGTGCAAAGATGCTG CCTCTTTTTCCTGGGGAAAGCAGTGTCGATCAGCTTGTGGAAATTATTAAG GTCCTGGGGACACCAACCCGAGAAGAAATTAAGTGCATGAATCCCAATTACACAGAATTCAAGTTCCCTCAGATCAAGGCTCACCCATGGCACAAG ATATTTCACAAACGAATGCCACCTGAAGCAGTGGATCTCGTATCAAGGCTGCTTCAGTATTCACCAAACATGCGGTGCACTGCT AGTTGGCTGGGGCATCAACTGAACTGCGTCAACGTCTCATTCCTGATCatgtatgaaaagaaaattgacgATGGGTACATGGTCAGATTTGTAGCCAAATCAGTGCACCTGAATTTTGAATGCCTAGTCACGCATGCAAGCATACTGCCTGCTCAAATAATTCAGaccaaatcaattttcaatCTTCACCTCGTTAGTTAG
- the LOC7494048 gene encoding shaggy-related protein kinase theta isoform X3, with the protein MNVMRRLKSIASGRTSISSDPGGDAGTKRAKIDQEIERKVDEESYLVERSVTDQEQHMASTSQENAASTSNITSVTRTEKSGYDQLPKEMHQMKIRDEKTTSHDEKTISYVAERMVGTGSFGVVYQAKCLETGEAVAIKKVLQDKRYKNRELQVMRLLDHPNVVQLKHCFYSTTEKDELYLNLVLEYISETVHRVSRHFNRMNHQHMPIIYVQLYTYQICRALNYLHHVLGVCHRDIKPHNLLVNPHTHQLKICDFGSAKMLVPGEPNISYICSRYYRAPELIFGASEYTSAIDIWSVGCVLAELLLGQPLFPGESSVDQLVEIIKVLGTPTREEIKCMNPNYTEFKFPQIKAHPWHKIFHKRMPPEAVDLVSRLLQYSPNMRCTASWLGHQLNCVNVSFLIMYEKKIDDGYMVRFVAKSVHLNFECLVTHASILPAQIIQTKSIFNLHLVS; encoded by the exons ATGAATGTGATGCGTAGATTAAAGAGCATTGCTTCAGGTCGAACTTCTATATCATCCGATCCT GGTGGGGATGCTGGAACAAAGAGGGCTAAGATTGATCAAGAAATAGAACGAAAGGTTGATGAAGAATCTTATTTAGTTGAAAGAAGTGTCACAGATCAGGAGCAGCATATGGCTTCTACATCACAGGAAAATGCTGCGAGCACATCCAACATTACTTCGGTGACAAGAACAGAAAAATCAGGCTATGATCAGCTTCCCAAAGAGATGCATCAAATGAAGATCAGAGATGAAAAAACCACTAGTCATgatgaaaag ACAATCTCATATGTGGCAGAACGCATGGTTGGCACGGGTTCATTTGGTGTTGTCTACCAG GCTAAGTGCCTGGAAACTGGTGAAGCAGTTGCAATAAAGAAGGTATTGCAGGATAAGAGATACAAGAACAGAGAACTTCAAGTCATGCGCCTTCTTGACCATCCTAATGTCGTTCAGCTGAAACATTGTTTCTATTCAACTACTGAAAAAGATGAACTATATCTTAACCTTGTTCTGGAGTATATATCTGAGACTGTCCATCGAGTTTCAAGGCACTTTAACAGGATGAATCACCAACACATGCCCATTATATATGTTCAACTATATACTTACCAG ATTTGCCGTGCACTAAATTACTTGCACCATGTGCTTGGGGTGTGCCATCGTGACATTAAGCCACATAATTTACTG GTCAATCCCCATACTCATCAGCtaaaaatctgtgattttggTAGTGCAAAGATGCTG GTGCCAGGGGAACCCAACATATCATATATCTGCTCACGGTATTATAGGGCACCAGAACTTATATTTGGTGCTTCAGAGTACACAAGTGCCATTGATATCTGGTCTGTTGGTTGTGTCTTGGCCGAACTTCTTCTTGGACAG CCTCTTTTTCCTGGGGAAAGCAGTGTCGATCAGCTTGTGGAAATTATTAAG GTCCTGGGGACACCAACCCGAGAAGAAATTAAGTGCATGAATCCCAATTACACAGAATTCAAGTTCCCTCAGATCAAGGCTCACCCATGGCACAAG ATATTTCACAAACGAATGCCACCTGAAGCAGTGGATCTCGTATCAAGGCTGCTTCAGTATTCACCAAACATGCGGTGCACTGCT AGTTGGCTGGGGCATCAACTGAACTGCGTCAACGTCTCATTCCTGATCatgtatgaaaagaaaattgacgATGGGTACATGGTCAGATTTGTAGCCAAATCAGTGCACCTGAATTTTGAATGCCTAGTCACGCATGCAAGCATACTGCCTGCTCAAATAATTCAGaccaaatcaattttcaatCTTCACCTCGTTAGTTAG
- the LOC7494048 gene encoding shaggy-related protein kinase NtK-1 isoform X1, with amino-acid sequence MNVMRRLKSIASGRTSISSDPGGDAGTKRAKIDQEIERKVDEESYLVERSVTDQEQHMASTSQENAASTSNITSVTRTEKSGYDQLPKEMHQMKIRDEKTTSHDEKEVEAAIVSGNGTETGQIIATTVGGQDGQPKQTISYVAERMVGTGSFGVVYQAKCLETGEAVAIKKVLQDKRYKNRELQVMRLLDHPNVVQLKHCFYSTTEKDELYLNLVLEYISETVHRVSRHFNRMNHQHMPIIYVQLYTYQICRALNYLHHVLGVCHRDIKPHNLLVNPHTHQLKICDFGSAKMLVPGEPNISYICSRYYRAPELIFGASEYTSAIDIWSVGCVLAELLLGQPLFPGESSVDQLVEIIKVLGTPTREEIKCMNPNYTEFKFPQIKAHPWHKIFHKRMPPEAVDLVSRLLQYSPNMRCTASWLGHQLNCVNVSFLIMYEKKIDDGYMVRFVAKSVHLNFECLVTHASILPAQIIQTKSIFNLHLVS; translated from the exons ATGAATGTGATGCGTAGATTAAAGAGCATTGCTTCAGGTCGAACTTCTATATCATCCGATCCT GGTGGGGATGCTGGAACAAAGAGGGCTAAGATTGATCAAGAAATAGAACGAAAGGTTGATGAAGAATCTTATTTAGTTGAAAGAAGTGTCACAGATCAGGAGCAGCATATGGCTTCTACATCACAGGAAAATGCTGCGAGCACATCCAACATTACTTCGGTGACAAGAACAGAAAAATCAGGCTATGATCAGCTTCCCAAAGAGATGCATCAAATGAAGATCAGAGATGAAAAAACCACTAGTCATgatgaaaag GAAGTGGAAGCTGCCATTGTGAGTGGCAATGGGACAGAAACTGGTCAGATTATTGCAACCACAGTAGGTGGTCAGGATGGACAGCCAAAGCAG ACAATCTCATATGTGGCAGAACGCATGGTTGGCACGGGTTCATTTGGTGTTGTCTACCAG GCTAAGTGCCTGGAAACTGGTGAAGCAGTTGCAATAAAGAAGGTATTGCAGGATAAGAGATACAAGAACAGAGAACTTCAAGTCATGCGCCTTCTTGACCATCCTAATGTCGTTCAGCTGAAACATTGTTTCTATTCAACTACTGAAAAAGATGAACTATATCTTAACCTTGTTCTGGAGTATATATCTGAGACTGTCCATCGAGTTTCAAGGCACTTTAACAGGATGAATCACCAACACATGCCCATTATATATGTTCAACTATATACTTACCAG ATTTGCCGTGCACTAAATTACTTGCACCATGTGCTTGGGGTGTGCCATCGTGACATTAAGCCACATAATTTACTG GTCAATCCCCATACTCATCAGCtaaaaatctgtgattttggTAGTGCAAAGATGCTG GTGCCAGGGGAACCCAACATATCATATATCTGCTCACGGTATTATAGGGCACCAGAACTTATATTTGGTGCTTCAGAGTACACAAGTGCCATTGATATCTGGTCTGTTGGTTGTGTCTTGGCCGAACTTCTTCTTGGACAG CCTCTTTTTCCTGGGGAAAGCAGTGTCGATCAGCTTGTGGAAATTATTAAG GTCCTGGGGACACCAACCCGAGAAGAAATTAAGTGCATGAATCCCAATTACACAGAATTCAAGTTCCCTCAGATCAAGGCTCACCCATGGCACAAG ATATTTCACAAACGAATGCCACCTGAAGCAGTGGATCTCGTATCAAGGCTGCTTCAGTATTCACCAAACATGCGGTGCACTGCT AGTTGGCTGGGGCATCAACTGAACTGCGTCAACGTCTCATTCCTGATCatgtatgaaaagaaaattgacgATGGGTACATGGTCAGATTTGTAGCCAAATCAGTGCACCTGAATTTTGAATGCCTAGTCACGCATGCAAGCATACTGCCTGCTCAAATAATTCAGaccaaatcaattttcaatCTTCACCTCGTTAGTTAG
- the LOC7494048 gene encoding shaggy-related protein kinase theta isoform X2, with product MNVMRRLKSIASGRTSISSDPGGDAGTKRAKIDQEIERKVDEESYLVERSVTDQEQHMASTSQENAASTSNITSVTRTEKSGYDQLPKEMHQMKIRDEKTTSHDEKEVEAAIVSGNGTETGQIIATTVGGQDGQPKQTISYVAERMVGTGSFGVVYQAKCLETGEAVAIKKVLQDKRYKNRELQVMRLLDHPNVVQLKHCFYSTTEKDELYLNLVLEYISETVHRVSRHFNRMNHQHMPIIYVQLYTYQICRALNYLHHVLGVCHRDIKPHNLLVNPHTHQLKICDFGSAKMLVPGEPNISYICSRYYRAPELIFGASEYTSAIDIWSVGCVLAELLLGQPLFPGESSVDQLVEIIKVLGTPTREEIKCMNPNYTEFKFPQIKAHPWHKIFHKRMPPEAVDLVSRLLQYSPNMRCTALEACAHPFFDDLRHANACLPNGRALPPLFNFTAQELAGASTELRQRLIPDHV from the exons ATGAATGTGATGCGTAGATTAAAGAGCATTGCTTCAGGTCGAACTTCTATATCATCCGATCCT GGTGGGGATGCTGGAACAAAGAGGGCTAAGATTGATCAAGAAATAGAACGAAAGGTTGATGAAGAATCTTATTTAGTTGAAAGAAGTGTCACAGATCAGGAGCAGCATATGGCTTCTACATCACAGGAAAATGCTGCGAGCACATCCAACATTACTTCGGTGACAAGAACAGAAAAATCAGGCTATGATCAGCTTCCCAAAGAGATGCATCAAATGAAGATCAGAGATGAAAAAACCACTAGTCATgatgaaaag GAAGTGGAAGCTGCCATTGTGAGTGGCAATGGGACAGAAACTGGTCAGATTATTGCAACCACAGTAGGTGGTCAGGATGGACAGCCAAAGCAG ACAATCTCATATGTGGCAGAACGCATGGTTGGCACGGGTTCATTTGGTGTTGTCTACCAG GCTAAGTGCCTGGAAACTGGTGAAGCAGTTGCAATAAAGAAGGTATTGCAGGATAAGAGATACAAGAACAGAGAACTTCAAGTCATGCGCCTTCTTGACCATCCTAATGTCGTTCAGCTGAAACATTGTTTCTATTCAACTACTGAAAAAGATGAACTATATCTTAACCTTGTTCTGGAGTATATATCTGAGACTGTCCATCGAGTTTCAAGGCACTTTAACAGGATGAATCACCAACACATGCCCATTATATATGTTCAACTATATACTTACCAG ATTTGCCGTGCACTAAATTACTTGCACCATGTGCTTGGGGTGTGCCATCGTGACATTAAGCCACATAATTTACTG GTCAATCCCCATACTCATCAGCtaaaaatctgtgattttggTAGTGCAAAGATGCTG GTGCCAGGGGAACCCAACATATCATATATCTGCTCACGGTATTATAGGGCACCAGAACTTATATTTGGTGCTTCAGAGTACACAAGTGCCATTGATATCTGGTCTGTTGGTTGTGTCTTGGCCGAACTTCTTCTTGGACAG CCTCTTTTTCCTGGGGAAAGCAGTGTCGATCAGCTTGTGGAAATTATTAAG GTCCTGGGGACACCAACCCGAGAAGAAATTAAGTGCATGAATCCCAATTACACAGAATTCAAGTTCCCTCAGATCAAGGCTCACCCATGGCACAAG ATATTTCACAAACGAATGCCACCTGAAGCAGTGGATCTCGTATCAAGGCTGCTTCAGTATTCACCAAACATGCGGTGCACTGCT TTGGAGGCATGTGCACACCCCTTTTTTGATGATTTGAGACATGCAAATGCATGCTTGCCTAATGGGCGTGCGCTACCTCCTCTATTCAATTTTACTGCCCAAG AGTTGGCTGGGGCATCAACTGAACTGCGTCAACGTCTCATTCCTGATCatgtatga
- the LOC7494049 gene encoding pentatricopeptide repeat-containing protein At2g03880, mitochondrial — protein MHKSRFLNISRDYLHSAAKSNGFSYSRLESNRVLKDLSKRGRIDDARNLFDKMLDRDEFSWNTMVAGYANSGRLTEAKKLFYETPMKSSITWTSLLSGYCRYGFENEAFELFLEMQLEGQRPSQYTLGSVLGLCSTNGLLQKGEQIHGYAIKTWFDWNVFVVTSLVDMYGKCKCVFEAECLFEMVADCKYNAVWSAMLAGYSHYGYGYKAIECFRNMRNEGVESNQFTFPSILRACGAVMACDFGSQVHGCIVRTGFGANIFVQSALVDMYAKCRDLNSAKRVLGNMEFDDEVSWNSLILGCVREGFEEDALSFFQKMRSRDMKIDEYTLPSVLNSFASMKVMQNAISVHCLIIKTGFEAYKLVNNALIDMYAKQGKLDCAIMVFSKMVDKDVVSWTSLVTGYSHNGSYEEAIKLFCKMRISGVYPDQIAVASVLSACAELTVMDFGQQIHATLVKSGLESSLSVDNSLVTMYAKCGSIVDANRAFDNMPTRDVISWTALIVGYAQNGRGKHSLQFYDQMIATGTKPDYITFIGLLFACSHNGLLGSGRAYFEAMDKVYGIKPGPEHYACMIDLLGRSGKLAEAKGLLNQMVVAPDAVVWKALLAACRVHKELELGEMAAKNLFELEPMNSMPYVMLSNMYSAAGKWEDAARIRRLMRSRGICKEPGYSWIETNSKVSTFMSEDRNHPLRNEIYSKIDEIIMLIKEAGYVPDMSFALHDTDDEVKELGLAYHSEKLAVAFGLLTVPQGAPIRIFKNLRVCGDCHTAMKYTSKVYARHIILRDSNCFHHFTEGRCSCGDYW, from the coding sequence ATGCacaaatcaagatttttaaatatctCTCGTGATTATCTACACAGTGCTGCAAAGTCAAATGGATTTAGTTATTCAAGACTAGAATCGAACAGGGTTCTCAAAGATTTGTCAAAACGGGGTCGAATTGATGATGCGCGgaatttgtttgataaaatgcttGACAGAGATGAGTTTTCATGGAACACAATGGTTGCTGGTTATGCCAATTCAGGGAGATTGACTGAAGcgaaaaaattgttttatgagACCCCAATGAAGAGTTCGATCACCTGGACGAGTCTTTTATCGGGGTATTGTAGATATGGTTTTGAAAATGAagcttttgaattgtttttggaaATGCAGCTTGAAGGACAAAGGCCAAGTCAATACACGTTAGGGAGTGTTCTTGGGTTGTGTTCGACAAATGGTTTGCTTCAAAAGGGGGAACAAATTCATGGTTATGCGATAAAGACTTGGTTTGATTGGAATGTGTTTGTTGTTACTAGTTTAGTTGACATGTATGGGAAGTGCAAATGTGTTTTTGAAGCTGAGTGTCTTTTTGAAATGGTGGCTGATTGCAAATACAATGCAGTCTGGAGTGCTATGCTTGCTGGATATTCTCATTATGGGTATGGGTATAAAGCGATTGAGTGTTTTCGAAACATGAGAAATGAAGGGGTTGAGTCTAATCAATTTACTTTTCCAAGTATTTTGAGAGCTTGCGGAGCGGTTATGGCATGTGATTTTGGGTCTCAAGTACATGGTTGCATAGTCAGGACTGGTTTTGGTGCTAACATTTTCGTTCAGAGTGCACTGGTTGATATGTATGCAAAGTGCAGGGACTTGAATAGTGCAAAGAGGGTGTTGGGGAATatggagtttgatgatgaggtTTCTTGGAACTCCTTGATTTTGGGGTGTGTGAGGGAGGGGTTTGAAGAGGACGCTCTATCTTTCTTCCAAAAAATGCGTTCTAGAGATATGAAGATTGATGAATATACGTTGCCATCTGTTTTGAACTCTTTTGCATCCATGAAGGTTATGCAGAATGCAATTTCTGTCCATTGTTTGATAATCAAAACTGGCTTTGAAGCATATAAGCTTGTCAATAATGCTCTTATTGACATGTATGCCAAACAGGGAAAGTTAGATTGTGCAATCATGGTGTTCAGCAAGATGGTAGATAAGGATGTTGTCTCTTGGACCTCCCTTGTTACAGGATACTCGCATAATGGCTCTTATGAGGAAGCTATCAAGCTATTTTGTAAAATGAGAATTTCAGGTGTATATCCTGATCAAATTGCTGTTGCCAGCGTTTTGAGTGCCTGTGCAGAACTGACAGTTATGGACTTTGGACAACAGATTCATGCGACCCTTGTTAAATCTGGTCTTGAGTCATCCTTATCAGTTGATAATTCTCTTGTGACAATGTATGCTAAGTGTGGCAGTATAGTCGATGCAAATCGTGCCTTTGACAATATGCCAACTCGGGATGTCATCAGCTGGACAGCTCTAATAGTCGGATATGCACAAAATGGCAGAGGAAAGCATTCTCTACAATTTTATGATCAAATGATTGCCACTGGAACAAAGCCAGACTACATCACGTTCATAGGTTTACTTTTTGCTTGCAGCCATAATGGTCTTTTGGGAAGTGGCCGTGCCTACTTTGAAGCAATGGATAAAGTATATGGGATCAAACCAGGTCCTGAACACTATGCTTGCATGATTGACCTTTTGGGGCGCTCAGGAAAACTTGCTGAGGCCAAAGGATTACTGAATCAAATGGTTGTAGCGCCAGATGCAGTAGTATGGAAGGCCCTGCTTGCTGCATGCAGGGTACATAAGGAGCTTGAATTGGGAGAGATGGCAGCTAAGAACCTTTTTGAATTGGAACCCATGAACTCCATGCCTTATGTTATGTTATCTAATATGTATTCCGCAGCTGGTAAATGGGAAGATGCTGCGAGAATCAGACGACTGATGAGGTCCAGGGGAATATGTAAGGAACCTGGGTACAGTTGGATTGAGACAAACAGCAAAGTGAGCACCTTTATGTCTGAAGATAGAAACCATCCATTGAGAAATGAGATTTATTCAAAGATAGATGAAATTATTATGTTGATCAAGGAGGCTGGTTATGTGCCAGACATGAGTTTTGCCCTTCATGACACAGATGATGAAGTCAAGGAGCTTGGTCTAGCTTATCACAGCGAGAAGCTAGCTGTTGCCTTTGGGCTTCTCACCGTGCCACAAGGAGCACCAATTCGTATTTTCAAGAATCTCCGTGTTTGCGGCGACTGCCATACAGCTATGAAATACACGTCCAAAGTATATGCTCGTCATATAATTTTGAGGGATTCAAATTGTTTCCATCATTTCACAGAAGGAAGATGCTCTTGTGGAGATTATTGGTAG